The proteins below come from a single Kitasatospora sp. NBC_00315 genomic window:
- a CDS encoding chloride channel protein, with protein sequence MPATAAGPPARPPDPLALVRTRQYAVLLVVTALLGIPISAAAFGFLALVSELQSLTYTDLPSGLGFHGTPLWWPIPLLAAGGLLVALTIRYLPGEGGHKPAEGLATQGAPAAAALPGVALAALLSLGAGVVLGPEAPLIALGGGLAVFAVRAVKRDVRPNASALLGAAGSFAAVSTLLGSPLLGAFLLMEAAGLGGAMMGVVLVPGLLAAGIGALIFTGLGSWTGRGTYSLALHQVPHAGRPDLAGFGWAVVIGLASALLGTAIRRTALFLQARVERRRVALTVAAGALVGVVALVFAEWTGGQPSEVLYSGQSAFGALLADQSSYSAGTLVVLLLCKAVGYGLSLAAFRGGPVFPSMFVGAAGGLALAHLPGLDVTSGFAMGVGAMCVAMLKLPMTSVLLATVLLGVEGITVMPLVIVAVVVSYTLTLRLTPVPAPAPVPSPLPPYP encoded by the coding sequence ATGCCGGCCACAGCCGCAGGTCCGCCGGCCCGGCCGCCGGACCCCCTCGCGCTGGTCCGCACCCGCCAGTACGCGGTGCTGCTGGTGGTCACGGCGCTGCTCGGCATCCCGATCTCGGCGGCGGCGTTCGGGTTCCTCGCGCTCGTCTCCGAACTCCAGTCGCTCACCTACACCGATCTCCCCAGCGGCCTGGGATTCCACGGGACGCCCCTGTGGTGGCCGATCCCGCTGCTCGCCGCGGGCGGGTTGCTGGTGGCGCTGACCATCCGCTACCTGCCGGGGGAGGGCGGCCACAAGCCGGCCGAGGGGCTGGCCACCCAGGGAGCACCCGCGGCGGCGGCGCTGCCCGGTGTCGCGCTCGCGGCGCTGCTGTCCCTCGGCGCGGGCGTGGTGCTCGGCCCCGAGGCGCCGCTCATCGCACTCGGCGGTGGCCTGGCGGTGTTCGCGGTCCGGGCGGTCAAGCGGGACGTCCGGCCGAACGCGAGCGCGCTGCTGGGCGCCGCGGGGAGCTTCGCGGCCGTCAGCACGCTGCTCGGCTCTCCGCTGCTCGGCGCGTTCCTGCTGATGGAGGCGGCCGGGCTCGGCGGCGCGATGATGGGTGTCGTCCTGGTGCCCGGCCTGCTCGCGGCCGGGATCGGCGCACTGATCTTCACCGGCCTCGGGTCCTGGACCGGCCGGGGCACGTACTCACTGGCCCTGCACCAGGTGCCGCACGCCGGGCGCCCCGACCTCGCCGGCTTCGGCTGGGCCGTCGTCATCGGCCTGGCCTCGGCCCTCCTCGGGACGGCGATCCGCCGGACGGCACTGTTCCTTCAGGCCCGCGTCGAACGGCGGCGGGTGGCGCTGACCGTGGCGGCCGGTGCGCTCGTGGGCGTCGTCGCGCTGGTGTTCGCCGAGTGGACCGGTGGGCAGCCCTCCGAGGTGCTGTACTCCGGGCAGAGCGCGTTCGGCGCGCTGCTGGCCGACCAGAGCAGTTACTCGGCCGGGACCCTGGTGGTCCTGCTGCTCTGCAAGGCCGTCGGCTACGGCCTCTCCCTCGCGGCGTTCCGCGGTGGCCCGGTGTTCCCGTCGATGTTCGTGGGAGCGGCGGGCGGTCTGGCCCTCGCACACCTCCCCGGCCTGGACGTGACCTCCGGCTTCGCGATGGGCGTCGGGGCGATGTGCGTGGCGATGCTGAAGCTGCCGATGACCTCGGTGCTGCTGGCCACCGTGCTGCTGGGCGTCGAGGGGATCACCGTCATGCCGCTCGTCATCGTCGCCGTGGTGGTCTCCTACACCCTCACGCTCCGGCTCACCCCCGTCCCGGCGCCGGCTCCCGTCCCGTCGCCGCTCCCGCCGTACCCGTGA
- a CDS encoding aldose 1-epimerase family protein, producing the protein MSQSPSGQQFRLRSGAHSAVVVELGAALSRYTFGGRPVLDGFASDERITGGRGQLLVPWPNRIGGGRYRWDGEDQQLPLTEPAAGNAIHGLLRWCSWQPLETAQDRVLLGATLFPQPGYPFHLGLRVQYGLDAEGLSVTVTARNLGTGAAPYGVGQHPYLTVGTELVDEAVLTLPARAWLPAAQQGAPVAAQTVEGTPFDFRVARAIGTQRLDTAFADLERDSSGRALVRLAHPAGHHGSDLWLGEGADFLQVYTGDTLPGRVRRRGVAVEPMSCPPDAFRGRPAAVELGPGDLHTFRWGLRPWNGPHEA; encoded by the coding sequence ATGTCCCAGAGCCCGAGCGGACAGCAGTTCCGGCTGCGCAGCGGAGCGCACAGCGCCGTCGTGGTGGAGCTCGGGGCGGCCCTGAGCCGCTACACGTTCGGCGGGCGGCCCGTCCTGGACGGCTTCGCCTCCGACGAGCGGATCACGGGCGGCCGCGGGCAGCTCCTGGTGCCCTGGCCGAACCGGATCGGCGGCGGACGCTACCGCTGGGACGGCGAGGACCAGCAACTCCCGCTCACCGAGCCGGCCGCCGGCAACGCCATCCACGGCCTGCTCCGCTGGTGTTCGTGGCAGCCGCTGGAGACGGCGCAGGACCGTGTGCTGCTCGGGGCGACGCTCTTCCCGCAGCCCGGTTACCCGTTCCACCTCGGGCTCCGGGTGCAGTACGGGCTCGACGCCGAGGGCCTCTCGGTCACCGTGACGGCGCGCAACCTCGGTACGGGGGCCGCACCCTACGGCGTCGGCCAGCACCCCTACCTGACGGTGGGTACGGAGCTGGTGGACGAGGCGGTGCTGACCCTCCCGGCCCGGGCCTGGCTGCCGGCCGCGCAGCAGGGCGCGCCGGTCGCGGCCCAGACGGTGGAGGGCACGCCGTTCGACTTCCGGGTGGCGCGCGCCATCGGTACGCAGCGCCTGGACACCGCGTTCGCCGACCTGGAGCGGGACTCCTCCGGTCGGGCCCTGGTGCGCCTCGCACACCCCGCGGGCCACCACGGCAGCGACCTGTGGCTGGGGGAGGGCGCCGACTTCCTCCAGGTGTACACCGGCGACACGCTGCCCGGGCGGGTCCGGCGCCGAGGCGTCGCGGTGGAGCCGATGTCCTGTCCACCGGACGCGTTCCGGGGCCGGCCCGCCGCGGTCGAACTGGGCCCCGGTGACCTGCACACGTTCCGCTGGGGCCTGCGGCCGTGGAACGGCCCGCACGAGGCATAG
- a CDS encoding DUF2252 domain-containing protein has protein sequence MTEYAGARLRAVPDETPAQRSARGKAARHEVPRSSHAEFRPSKTRFDPVAVLEAQSATRLPELVPIRYGRMIESPFRFYRGAAAIMAADLAGTPVSGIRAQLCGDAHMMNFRLLASPERQLLFDINDFDETLPGPWEWDVKRLATSLVIAGRANGYTEEERAGIVRGTVRSYREAMTLFAGMRTLDVWYARIGEERLQAVADEQLAKRGRKGVTRAMAKAKTRDSLQVFEKLTETVDGQARIAADPPLLVPLTDLLPDVERGALEAQFRLLVERYGRTLASDRRTLLEDYRLADVARKVVGVGSVGTRCWIFLLLGRDGEDPLFLQAKEAGASVLAEHVGASEYENQGERVVSGQRLMQAASDIFLGWERVDGIDGRRRDFYLRQMRDWKGVVEPELMVPQGMGVFGELCGSTLARAHARSGDRIAIAGYLGSGEAFDQALVTFAESYADQNERDHQALLDAVREGRLAAAATEPPA, from the coding sequence ATGACTGAGTACGCTGGTGCGCGGTTGCGTGCCGTACCCGACGAGACGCCGGCGCAGCGGTCGGCGCGTGGCAAGGCGGCCCGTCACGAGGTGCCGCGTTCGAGCCACGCCGAATTCCGGCCGTCGAAGACCCGGTTCGACCCGGTGGCCGTCCTCGAGGCCCAGTCGGCGACGAGGCTGCCCGAACTCGTCCCGATCCGGTACGGCCGGATGATCGAATCGCCGTTCCGCTTCTACCGCGGCGCTGCCGCGATCATGGCGGCCGACCTGGCCGGCACGCCGGTCTCCGGCATCCGGGCCCAGCTGTGCGGCGACGCGCACATGATGAACTTCCGGCTGCTCGCCTCGCCGGAGCGTCAACTGCTGTTCGACATCAACGATTTCGACGAGACGCTCCCCGGCCCCTGGGAGTGGGACGTGAAGCGGCTCGCCACCAGCCTGGTGATCGCGGGCCGGGCGAACGGCTACACGGAGGAGGAGCGTGCCGGCATCGTGCGGGGGACGGTGCGCTCCTATCGCGAGGCGATGACGCTGTTCGCGGGTATGCGCACGCTCGACGTCTGGTACGCCCGGATCGGCGAGGAGCGCCTGCAGGCCGTCGCCGACGAGCAGTTGGCCAAGCGCGGCCGCAAGGGTGTGACCCGGGCGATGGCCAAGGCCAAGACCCGCGACAGCCTCCAGGTCTTCGAGAAGCTCACCGAGACGGTGGACGGTCAGGCCAGGATCGCCGCCGACCCGCCGCTGCTCGTACCGCTCACCGACCTGCTGCCCGATGTCGAACGCGGCGCGCTCGAAGCGCAGTTCCGCCTGCTGGTCGAACGCTACGGCCGCACCCTCGCGTCGGACCGGCGCACCCTGCTGGAGGACTACCGGCTGGCGGACGTGGCCCGCAAGGTGGTCGGCGTCGGTAGTGTCGGCACCCGCTGCTGGATCTTCCTGCTGCTCGGCCGGGACGGCGAGGACCCGCTCTTCCTCCAGGCCAAGGAGGCCGGCGCCTCGGTCCTGGCCGAGCACGTCGGCGCGAGCGAGTACGAGAACCAGGGGGAGCGGGTGGTCTCCGGCCAGCGGCTGATGCAGGCCGCCAGCGACATCTTCCTGGGCTGGGAGCGGGTCGACGGGATCGACGGCCGGCGCCGCGACTTCTACCTCCGCCAGATGCGCGACTGGAAGGGCGTCGTCGAGCCGGAGCTGATGGTCCCGCAGGGCATGGGGGTGTTCGGGGAGCTCTGCGGCAGTACGCTGGCCCGCGCCCACGCGAGGTCGGGGGACAGGATCGCCATCGCCGGCTACCTGGGGAGCGGCGAGGCTTTCGACCAGGCCCTGGTCACCTTCGCCGAGAGCTACGCCGACCAGAACGAGCGCGACCACCAGGCACTGCTGGACGCGGTGCGCGAGGGGCGGCTCGCCGCCGCGGCCACCGAACCTCCCGCCTGA
- a CDS encoding diacylglycerol kinase family protein, whose translation MASTDSPAPRGARVLARLALVCALGAAAVLPAASGPSGLLILAIGLAGLLVAAAGSWWALSHHGAVRVAGAVLALAAPVVVVVLYTWAGLWPAAVASIALLGTGLACARSALGRLRRPGAPAAVAVAVAGRRPEHPVLIMNPRSGGGKVGQFALVEKAEALGARVVLLDASGGTDIAGLARRAVAEGADLLGGAGGDGTLALLAQVAVEHDLPFLVISAGTRNHFAMDLGLDRADPARCLDALTDGEELRVDLGTVAGRPFVNTVSFGVYAQIVQHPEYRDAKAGTILEALPDLLLGYAGHPLHARADDTALDSQQALLISNNPYAVPEPLAPGGRRSRLDSGLLGIVGVRVTNAAQAAELALLGTRAAGLRLLTATRVTVDSDARSIPVAVDGEALHLPTPVACAIHPGALRVLVPRHRPGAPAPARPLDLRRIVSLALGRS comes from the coding sequence ATGGCATCGACCGACTCCCCCGCGCCGAGGGGCGCCCGGGTCCTCGCCCGGCTGGCTCTGGTCTGTGCACTGGGCGCGGCGGCGGTACTGCCGGCCGCGAGCGGGCCGAGCGGTCTGCTGATCCTCGCGATCGGGCTGGCGGGCCTGCTGGTCGCGGCGGCCGGCAGCTGGTGGGCGCTCTCGCACCATGGGGCCGTTCGGGTGGCCGGCGCAGTGCTCGCGCTCGCCGCGCCCGTGGTCGTGGTGGTGCTGTACACCTGGGCGGGGCTGTGGCCGGCCGCGGTCGCCTCGATCGCACTGCTGGGCACCGGCCTGGCCTGTGCCCGCTCGGCCCTCGGCAGGCTGCGGCGGCCCGGCGCCCCGGCCGCGGTCGCCGTCGCGGTCGCGGGCCGCCGCCCCGAGCATCCGGTCCTGATCATGAATCCGCGCTCCGGCGGCGGCAAGGTCGGGCAGTTCGCACTGGTCGAGAAGGCCGAGGCGCTCGGTGCCCGGGTCGTGCTGCTGGACGCCTCGGGCGGGACCGACATCGCCGGCCTCGCCCGCCGGGCCGTGGCCGAGGGCGCCGACCTGCTCGGCGGCGCGGGCGGCGACGGGACTCTCGCACTGCTGGCACAGGTCGCGGTCGAGCACGACCTGCCCTTCCTGGTCATCTCCGCCGGTACCCGCAACCACTTCGCGATGGACCTCGGCCTGGACCGCGCCGATCCGGCCCGCTGCCTGGACGCGCTGACCGACGGCGAGGAGCTCCGGGTCGACCTGGGCACGGTGGCGGGACGGCCGTTCGTCAACACCGTCTCGTTCGGGGTCTACGCGCAGATCGTCCAGCACCCCGAATACCGTGACGCCAAGGCGGGCACCATCCTGGAGGCGCTGCCCGATCTGCTGCTCGGCTACGCGGGCCACCCGCTGCACGCCCGGGCCGACGACACCGCGCTGGACTCCCAGCAGGCCCTCCTGATCAGCAACAACCCCTACGCCGTTCCCGAACCACTGGCTCCGGGCGGCCGCAGGTCCCGGCTGGACTCCGGGCTGCTGGGCATCGTCGGCGTACGGGTGACGAACGCCGCCCAGGCGGCCGAACTCGCTCTGCTCGGCACCCGCGCGGCGGGGCTGCGGCTGCTGACGGCCACTCGGGTCACGGTCGACTCCGATGCGCGGAGCATCCCGGTGGCCGTCGACGGCGAGGCGCTGCACCTGCCCACCCCCGTCGCCTGCGCCATCCACCCCGGAGCGCTGCGGGTTCTGGTGCCCCGGCACCGGCCGGGTGCTCCGGCGCCGGCCCGGCCCCTGGACCTGCGCCGGATCGTCTCCCTCGCCCTGGGCCGGAGCTGA
- a CDS encoding SHOCT domain-containing protein, whose product MDDYPLLSLFWSMLEFFLLILWFFLLFKIISDIFRSRDMGGWGKAGWTVFVILLPFLGVFVYLIARGNSMAQRDLEQAQAADAAFKSYVRTAAADQGGGGAASPAGDLAKLADLRSTGAISEAEFQRAKEKLLA is encoded by the coding sequence ATGGACGACTATCCGTTGCTGAGCCTGTTCTGGTCGATGCTGGAGTTCTTCCTCCTCATCCTCTGGTTCTTCCTGCTCTTCAAGATCATCTCGGACATCTTCCGCAGCCGGGACATGGGTGGTTGGGGGAAGGCCGGCTGGACGGTCTTCGTGATCCTGCTCCCCTTCCTCGGCGTGTTCGTCTACCTGATCGCGCGGGGCAACTCCATGGCCCAGCGGGACCTCGAACAGGCGCAGGCGGCCGACGCGGCCTTCAAGTCGTACGTCAGGACCGCGGCCGCCGACCAGGGCGGCGGCGGGGCCGCGAGCCCCGCCGGGGATCTCGCCAAGCTCGCCGATCTGCGGAGCACCGGCGCGATCTCCGAGGCCGAGTTCCAGCGGGCGAAGGAGAAGCTGCTCGCCTGA
- a CDS encoding LURP-one-related/scramblase family protein: MFEERKDRRRANHAFEDGEGVTRYRMQQKMISIGNDYWIDNDAGDHLYKVNGKVLRARRTYKIEDREGHTVATVQGRPLRIKDSMAIEDADGHRVALVKKALVSPLRDRWLIKAADGGELTVQGNVLDHEYTIERDGYKVAEVSKRWFRVRDTYGLDVGPTADHATVLAAAVAIDAMTHPGD; encoded by the coding sequence ATGTTCGAGGAACGCAAGGACCGTCGGCGCGCCAACCACGCGTTCGAGGACGGCGAGGGTGTCACCCGATACCGGATGCAGCAGAAGATGATCTCCATCGGGAACGACTACTGGATCGACAACGACGCGGGCGACCACCTCTACAAGGTGAACGGCAAGGTCCTGCGGGCCCGCCGCACCTACAAGATCGAGGACCGGGAGGGGCACACCGTCGCCACCGTCCAGGGGCGCCCGCTGCGGATCAAGGACTCGATGGCGATCGAGGACGCCGACGGCCATCGCGTGGCGCTGGTCAAGAAGGCCCTCGTCAGCCCGCTGCGCGACCGCTGGCTGATCAAGGCCGCGGACGGCGGTGAACTCACCGTCCAGGGCAACGTGCTGGATCACGAGTACACCATCGAGCGGGACGGCTACAAGGTCGCCGAGGTCTCCAAGCGCTGGTTCCGGGTCCGTGACACCTACGGCCTGGACGTCGGTCCCACCGCCGATCACGCCACGGTGCTGGCCGCCGCCGTCGCGATCGACGCCATGACGCACCCGGGCGACTGA
- a CDS encoding alpha/beta fold hydrolase, giving the protein MAAFPSYDGTEIWYEPVGEGAPLVVLPGGPGMDLRYLGDLGGLAGHRRLILTDARAAGRSGVPEDRGTVSFVEQARDLEALREHLGSARIDLLAHSAGCLTAQEYLAAYPGRVRRAVLVAPVGRVGREPDGAELAAIRASRSAEPWYEDAAQADRRLAEGGVRADELAALLPRITPFSWYRWDERRRAEYRPEYATALPWLREAFYAGSAGPDTLAARLARLSAGRTPVLVLAGAADGLIGTAPARAVAACHPGAVLEILAESGHRPWAEEPERFVAAVTGFLDEV; this is encoded by the coding sequence ATGGCGGCTTTCCCTTCCTACGACGGCACCGAGATCTGGTACGAACCGGTGGGCGAGGGAGCCCCGTTGGTGGTCCTGCCCGGCGGTCCGGGGATGGATCTGCGCTACCTGGGGGATCTCGGGGGCCTGGCCGGGCACCGCCGGCTGATCCTGACGGATGCACGGGCGGCCGGGCGCTCGGGGGTGCCCGAGGACCGGGGCACGGTCTCCTTCGTGGAGCAGGCCCGTGACCTGGAGGCGTTGCGCGAGCACCTCGGATCGGCGCGAATCGACCTGCTGGCCCACTCGGCCGGCTGCCTGACGGCCCAGGAGTACCTCGCGGCCTACCCCGGACGGGTCCGGCGGGCCGTGCTCGTCGCACCGGTCGGCCGGGTGGGCCGGGAGCCGGACGGAGCCGAGCTGGCGGCCATTCGGGCCTCGCGCTCCGCCGAGCCCTGGTACGAGGACGCCGCGCAGGCCGATCGGCGGCTGGCGGAGGGCGGCGTCCGCGCGGACGAACTCGCAGCCCTGCTGCCCCGGATCACACCGTTCTCCTGGTACCGCTGGGACGAGCGCCGGCGGGCCGAGTACCGCCCCGAGTACGCCACCGCGCTGCCGTGGCTGCGGGAGGCCTTCTACGCGGGTTCGGCTGGCCCCGACACGCTCGCGGCGCGGCTGGCCAGGCTGTCGGCCGGTCGGACCCCGGTCCTGGTGCTGGCGGGCGCCGCCGACGGCCTGATCGGCACCGCCCCGGCGCGAGCCGTGGCGGCCTGCCACCCCGGCGCCGTGCTGGAGATCCTGGCGGAGTCCGGGCACCGCCCGTGGGCGGAGGAGCCGGAGCGGTTCGTGGCCGCGGTGACCGGCTTCCTGGACGAGGTGTAG
- a CDS encoding SpoIIE family protein phosphatase, translating to MTGAHPGRAVRCPGTAPGPARRGRPGRSAPAARRRPFDHRQPSARPQGRDGRPSSRRRPPPAPDRGYRRRATVRRGDGAHPLTPTACHNGRTPVDAAVARRGTGVAGRLEGARRSGRARKGEVDLVAGVPVLSLRGVFKRFGAVQALSGIDLDVRSGEVLALVGDNGAGKSTLVKAISGVGPLDSGTIRWQGRAVNVRRPQDAQRLGIATVHQDLSLCDNLDVVGNLFLGRELRRFGVLREVEMERRTRALLDSLSIRVPSVRVPIASLSGGQRQAVAIARALIGAPELVILDEPTAALGVEQSALVLDLINRLRRQGMAVILISHNLEDVRAVADRVAVLRLGRNNGLFEVKYTTQEQIIFAITGSHTLAVTLQHSLLPQGLPDQSALDVAFRYLPAQAGVGGDWFDVIPLPGARVALVVGDVVGHGLHAAATMGRLRTAVQNFSSLDLAPDEILGHLDDLVSRIDQDQKSAGDGSAIIGATCLYAIYDPVSRVCQLARAGHLPAVLVHPDGTVEIPDTPVGPPLGLFGGLPFECAELHLPAGSQLVLYTDGLIEDRNRDIDQGLDLLRNALAGPARTPQDTCQDVIEALLPDQPEDDVALLVARTRALPHEFVADWDIPADPAAVAGTRAAVTERLRGWGLEDLAFTTELIISELVTNAIRYTGGPIHLRVLRDRTLICEVSDTSTTTPHLRHAADTDEGGRGLFLIAQLSSRWGTRYIPTGKIIWAEQQLP from the coding sequence GTGACCGGCGCGCACCCGGGCCGGGCCGTGCGGTGTCCAGGGACCGCACCAGGCCCCGCCCGGCGGGGCCGGCCGGGCCGGTCGGCACCGGCCGCGCGTCGCCGTCCGTTCGATCATCGCCAGCCATCGGCCCGCCCGCAAGGCAGGGACGGACGACCCTCCTCGCGCCGGAGGCCGCCGCCCGCACCCGATCGGGGGTACCGGCGTCGCGCGACGGTCCGCCGGGGCGACGGCGCGCACCCCTTGACTCCGACGGCGTGCCACAACGGCCGCACCCCCGTCGACGCGGCAGTCGCCCGGCGCGGCACGGGGGTTGCGGGCAGACTCGAAGGGGCCAGGCGGAGCGGTCGTGCGCGGAAGGGCGAGGTGGATCTTGTGGCAGGCGTCCCGGTGCTCTCGCTGCGGGGGGTCTTCAAACGCTTCGGCGCCGTCCAGGCCCTCAGCGGCATCGACCTGGACGTGCGGTCGGGCGAGGTGCTCGCCCTGGTGGGGGACAACGGCGCCGGCAAGTCCACCCTGGTCAAGGCGATCTCGGGGGTGGGCCCCCTGGACAGCGGCACCATCAGGTGGCAGGGCCGGGCGGTCAACGTCCGCAGACCCCAGGACGCCCAGCGGCTGGGCATCGCCACCGTCCACCAGGACCTCTCGCTCTGCGACAACCTGGACGTGGTCGGCAATCTCTTCCTCGGGCGGGAACTGCGCCGGTTCGGCGTCCTGCGGGAGGTCGAGATGGAGAGGCGCACCCGCGCGCTTCTGGACAGCCTCTCCATCCGCGTCCCCAGTGTGCGCGTGCCGATCGCCTCCCTCTCGGGCGGCCAGCGCCAGGCCGTCGCGATCGCCCGCGCCCTGATCGGCGCGCCCGAGCTGGTGATCCTCGACGAGCCCACCGCCGCCCTCGGCGTCGAGCAGAGCGCTCTGGTGCTGGACCTGATCAACCGCCTGCGCCGGCAGGGCATGGCGGTCATCCTGATCAGCCACAACCTGGAGGACGTACGGGCCGTCGCCGACCGCGTGGCGGTGCTGCGGCTGGGCCGCAACAACGGCCTGTTCGAGGTGAAGTACACGACGCAGGAACAGATCATCTTCGCCATCACCGGCAGCCACACCCTGGCCGTCACCCTCCAGCACAGCCTGTTGCCCCAGGGGCTTCCCGATCAGAGCGCCCTCGACGTCGCCTTCCGCTACCTGCCCGCGCAGGCCGGCGTCGGCGGCGACTGGTTCGACGTCATCCCGCTGCCCGGCGCCCGGGTCGCCCTGGTGGTCGGCGACGTCGTCGGGCACGGTCTGCACGCCGCCGCCACCATGGGCCGCCTGCGCACCGCCGTCCAGAACTTCTCCTCCCTCGACCTGGCGCCGGACGAGATCCTCGGCCATCTCGACGACCTCGTCAGCCGCATCGACCAGGACCAGAAGTCCGCCGGGGACGGCTCCGCCATCATCGGCGCCACCTGCCTCTACGCCATCTACGACCCCGTGTCCCGGGTCTGCCAGCTGGCCCGCGCCGGCCACCTCCCGGCCGTACTCGTGCACCCCGACGGCACCGTGGAGATCCCCGACACCCCGGTCGGGCCGCCCCTGGGGCTGTTCGGCGGGCTGCCCTTCGAGTGCGCCGAACTGCACCTGCCCGCGGGCAGCCAACTGGTCCTCTACACCGACGGGCTGATCGAGGACCGCAACCGCGACATCGACCAGGGTCTGGACCTGCTGCGGAACGCGCTCGCCGGCCCCGCGCGCACGCCGCAGGACACCTGCCAGGACGTCATCGAGGCGCTGCTCCCCGATCAGCCCGAGGACGACGTCGCCCTGCTCGTCGCCCGCACCCGCGCGCTCCCCCACGAGTTCGTCGCCGACTGGGACATCCCCGCCGACCCCGCCGCCGTCGCCGGCACCCGCGCCGCCGTCACGGAGCGGCTCCGCGGGTGGGGTCTGGAGGACCTGGCGTTCACCACCGAGCTGATCATCAGCGAACTGGTCACCAACGCCATCCGCTACACCGGCGGACCCATCCACCTGCGCGTGCTGCGCGACCGCACCCTCATCTGCGAGGTCTCCGACACCAGCACCACCACGCCACACCTGCGCCACGCCGCCGACACCGACGAAGGCGGGCGTGGGCTGTTCCTCATCGCCCAGCTCTCCAGCCGCTGGGGGACCCGCTACATCCCCACCGGCAAGATCATCTGGGCCGAGCAGCAGCTCCCGTGA
- a CDS encoding HdeD family acid-resistance protein, giving the protein MTEPLGSATQDPLFVLAGVGRSWLWPFAFGLLTVVAGIVVISWPEETTRVVAIIIGLQFLVAGVVRFVTAFGHDGSRTGSRTVYVIMSLLSIVAGVLCLRHQVQTVAVLALVVGLFWLAAGLLTLFVALTEHDLPARGAAIALGALGTVAGIVVLSFPVESAVALAWLLGLWLLVLGLLEVAAALLLRSALRRSGPGTL; this is encoded by the coding sequence ATGACCGAACCGCTCGGATCCGCCACGCAGGACCCGCTGTTCGTCCTGGCCGGCGTGGGGAGGTCGTGGCTGTGGCCGTTCGCCTTCGGCCTGCTCACGGTGGTCGCCGGGATCGTGGTGATCAGCTGGCCGGAGGAGACCACCCGGGTCGTCGCGATCATCATCGGCCTGCAGTTCCTGGTGGCCGGAGTGGTCCGCTTCGTGACCGCCTTCGGGCACGACGGTTCGAGGACCGGCAGCCGCACCGTGTACGTGATCATGTCGCTGCTGTCGATCGTCGCCGGCGTGCTCTGCCTGCGACACCAGGTCCAGACGGTCGCCGTGCTCGCCCTGGTCGTCGGCCTCTTCTGGCTGGCGGCCGGACTCCTGACCCTCTTCGTGGCACTCACCGAGCACGACCTGCCGGCGAGGGGGGCGGCGATCGCCCTCGGCGCGCTCGGCACCGTCGCCGGGATCGTCGTCCTCAGCTTCCCGGTCGAGTCGGCCGTGGCCCTCGCCTGGCTGCTGGGCCTGTGGCTGCTGGTGCTCGGCCTGCTCGAGGTGGCCGCCGCCCTCCTGCTGCGCTCGGCGCTGCGCCGGTCCGGGCCCGGCACACTCTGA
- a CDS encoding type 1 glutamine amidotransferase domain-containing protein: MSKILFVVTGATYWTLADGTRHPTGFWAEEVVAPHRAFTAAGHRITVATPGAVVPTVDKGSLAPEVNGGEEGAAEIAAGLDAATELQHPIDLEDVRLEDYDAVFYPGGHGPMEDLAVSATSGRLLVDALASGKPLGVVCHAPAALLAATLPDGSNAFAGYRLTGFTNAEETQAGLADRAEWLLQDRLVQAGADFQEGEPWAPKVVVDRNLVTGQNPASSAPLAAELLKMLAA; encoded by the coding sequence ATGTCGAAGATCCTGTTCGTCGTCACCGGCGCCACCTACTGGACGCTCGCCGACGGCACCCGGCACCCGACCGGCTTCTGGGCCGAGGAGGTCGTCGCCCCCCACCGCGCCTTCACCGCGGCCGGCCACCGGATCACCGTCGCGACCCCGGGCGCGGTCGTCCCGACCGTGGACAAGGGCAGCCTCGCTCCCGAGGTCAACGGCGGCGAGGAGGGCGCGGCGGAGATCGCCGCGGGCCTCGACGCCGCCACCGAGCTCCAGCACCCGATCGATCTGGAGGACGTCCGGCTGGAGGACTACGACGCGGTCTTCTACCCCGGCGGCCACGGCCCGATGGAGGATCTCGCGGTCAGCGCCACCTCCGGCCGGCTCCTCGTCGACGCCCTCGCCTCGGGTAAGCCGCTCGGCGTGGTCTGCCATGCCCCGGCCGCACTGCTGGCCGCCACCCTCCCGGACGGCTCCAACGCCTTCGCCGGGTACCGGCTGACCGGGTTCACCAATGCCGAGGAGACCCAGGCCGGCCTGGCCGACCGGGCCGAGTGGCTGCTCCAGGACCGCCTGGTGCAGGCCGGCGCGGACTTCCAGGAGGGTGAGCCGTGGGCCCCGAAGGTGGTCGTCGACCGCAACCTGGTCACCGGTCAGAACCCCGCGTCCTCCGCTCCGCTCGCCGCCGAGCTGCTGAAGATGCTGGCCGCCTGA